GTGACGACGGTTGTGGCTGTATCTCCCTCAATTATGCAGGGCCCCTCTACAGCGACCCCGGCTGGTAGGAGCTCTTTCTTGTAAACCGGGACGTTGAACTCACCCCCATCCACGAATAGCACCCTCTCCCCTAGGAAAGCTCGGTTAAGCGAACCCGTAGTGCTGATCCTCGATAGCTCCGGGGGCCTCACTCTATGGATCCCCACCACATGGAAACCAACTATCTCCATCCCGCTATCCGGTAAGCTGAACCCGTACTCATCGTAGTGAGCCTTATGGAACCTTTCAGCAGCTTCCTTAAGATGCTCAATACCTACCCTCCCATTGTAGCAGGGTACCTTGAGAGTATGGGCCTGTCCCTCGTACCTTATGTCCAAGTACCTCTCTATCATAACACTAGATGGATCCACACCTTCCAGCTTGAACATCTCCCTAACCCTGGACTCCAGTTCCTCGAACTTCGAGTTCACATAGTTGGTATATGCTTCATCTAGCTTAAGCGATGATATATCAGTCAAGGATAGCTCGTGCCTTATGTCAAGCCCGATCATCCCCCAGCTATTGAAAACTCCGCTTGGAATAGCTGGAACTATTATCTCCGGTATCCTGAGCTCCTCTGCTATGAAGGGAGCGAACATCGGGCCTGCTCCACCGTGAGCTATTAGAGTGAATTCCCTAGGATCATACCCCCTCTTAACAGAAATTTGCCTTATGAGGTTTGCAGCGTTATCGTTAGCTAACCTCACTACCCCGTAAGATGCTTCTCTCTCATCTAAGTTCAGTTTCTTAGCGATGCTCGACATCGCTCTGTGAGCGAGTTCCTTGAAGACCTTAAGCCTCCCGCCTAGCAGGTACTCAGGGTTGAGGAAGCCCGAGAGCACGTAAGCATCTGTTAGCGTGGGTTTATCTCCCCCTTGCCCGTAGCATGCAGGACCAGGTCTGGCGCCTGCAGCATGAGGCCCTACTCTGAGGTTCCCTGCATCATCGATCCAGACTAAGCTAGTTCCCCCTAAACCTATCTCAGTTATGTCGAGCGTAGGTACTCTTAAGGGGTAACCTGCATTCCAATCGTCCTGCTCTATCCAGTACTCAGTGTAAACTTTAGGAGTGAGTTCCTTAGCGAGTCCGGCTTTGGT
This is a stretch of genomic DNA from Candidatus Korarchaeum sp.. It encodes these proteins:
- a CDS encoding hydantoinase/oxoprolinase family protein; translation: MVRWKVGIDIGGAFTDLYAVTVEGAHEERWIKIESTPPNFEKGVIEGVEELESRGVNVKDMIQVIHGQTVVINTITTRTGARVGFITTEGFDTLEIQRANRRDIFNFRYRKPTPFVPRYMTEWIPERIDSDGSIYKPLDEEAVRNAVESLVRKGAESFAIGFINSYINPEHELRAKKIVEDVLRERGITPYVTASSELNREWREYERFNTAVLNAYVQPIFVKYIQKLENALSERGFNGVFYITLSAGGMVTSEYAKKYPIFTIEGGPISGIIGGIRLSSILGGRNIIVIDGGSTTTKAGLAKELTPKVYTEYWIEQDDWNAGYPLRVPTLDITEIGLGGTSLVWIDDAGNLRVGPHAAGARPGPACYGQGGDKPTLTDAYVLSGFLNPEYLLGGRLKVFKELAHRAMSSIAKKLNLDEREASYGVVRLANDNAANLIRQISVKRGYDPREFTLIAHGGAGPMFAPFIAEELRIPEIIVPAIPSGVFNSWGMIGLDIRHELSLTDISSLKLDEAYTNYVNSKFEELESRVREMFKLEGVDPSSVMIERYLDIRYEGQAHTLKVPCYNGRVGIEHLKEAAERFHKAHYDEYGFSLPDSGMEIVGFHVVGIHRVRPPELSRISTTGSLNRAFLGERVLFVDGGEFNVPVYKKELLPAGVAVEGPCIIEGDTATTVVTKNFKARHDDFGNIILIPNRRWS